TTACCGGGTAGTATCTTACATTACAACCACAAAAGTGTCACTAAATCTTAGAAATATTTAGACAACTAGTTTTCGAATTCATTTCATGTTAGTTATTTTGATTTcgctacaaaaaaaataaaataacgcgCAAAACAACCATAAGAAACTTCTATTCTTCTTCTATAAGATGAAGCCCGTGAGGAGAAGAACTACCACCATTTTCTGAAATCCGAATTCCCACCAAGACCCATCAAAAGTACAACAGAGTACTGAAGCTTTTGCTTTTAATCGGACTGCTGTAGAACCAGATGTCTGGCCTACACTTTCATTCGTATCCAATTTAGTTCCTGAATCTATATTCAAATAACTCAGCTTCTCCCGACACGGCTTTACTCCAACTGGCACATTACTTGATGATAATAACTCCATTGCATAACAAAGATTCGGGTTACTCCAAGCACCAAATCGCCTGCCCATTTTCTCATAAAACCATTTAGAAAATTTGAGTTCTCCTGAGAAATTATTTCCATTCAAACGGACAGTACTTAAAGAAGGCAAATCTGCTAATTTTGGAGATAAGTTTCCTATGAGATTATTATCGTTCAAACCCAAAAATCTCAATCTTTTCAACTCTCCAATTGATTCAGGAATTTCTCCGGTTAAACCCGTTTTAGAGAGATCTAATGTCACCAAATTTTGTAAGTTTTCCCACTTAAATCCCATCAGATTTCCACCAATTGGGTTATCAGATAAAACCATTTCTTCTAAAGAAGTCACTTCTTGAAGAGATTGAGTTAATCCACCTGAAAACTTGTTGTTCCACAAATCTAGTAGAGTGAGAGTTTTTAAGTTTCCAATTTCATTTGGTAACTTTCCACTTAAAAAATTGTTACTCAAATCAAGCTTTAGAATTGAATTCATACCTCCAATAGTGTTCGGCAAAACGCCGGTTAGATAATTCCTACTTGAATCAAAGATTAAGAGCTTAGTCAGATTACCCAAACTAGCTGGAATTCCACCTGTAAATCTATTACCGGCGAGAACGAGTCTTCTTAAACTAACCAAGTTCCCAAGATTATTTGGTAGTGCACCTGATAATCCATTCTCAAGTAGAACTAAAGATTGAAGTTTCATTATTTCACCAAAACCTTGCGGTATTCTCCCTGTTAAACCCGGGTTTTCTCTGAATTCTAAAGATTCTAAGGTTCCACCGAGTTTTCCCCAGTTTAGAGAAGAGATTGATTTACCATGATTGTTAGCAGAGACGAAACAATTGTAGAAAGTGAGTGTTTTCAAGTGCTTGAACTCGAAGAGATGACTTCTGAACTCTGAATCTTCAGTGCAACTTGGATAGTTATCGTGGATAGGACCTATGCTCAATCCTGTAACGTACCATAAACCGTCGACGACATCACAATCTACTCCCTGGA
The nucleotide sequence above comes from Papaver somniferum cultivar HN1 chromosome 8, ASM357369v1, whole genome shotgun sequence. Encoded proteins:
- the LOC113303018 gene encoding piriformospora indica-insensitive protein 2 yields the protein MRRHFMKKQSFIIVFLLLPLVLNVSCLGQQTETPMEKTEKESLYSTIQGFVGNWWNGSDLYPDPCGWTPIQGVDCDVVDGLWYVTGLSIGPIHDNYPSCTEDSEFRSHLFEFKHLKTLTFYNCFVSANNHGKSISSLNWGKLGGTLESLEFRENPGLTGRIPQGFGEIMKLQSLVLLENGLSGALPNNLGNLVSLRRLVLAGNRFTGGIPASLGNLTKLLIFDSSRNYLTGVLPNTIGGMNSILKLDLSNNFLSGKLPNEIGNLKTLTLLDLWNNKFSGGLTQSLQEVTSLEEMVLSDNPIGGNLMGFKWENLQNLVTLDLSKTGLTGEIPESIGELKRLRFLGLNDNNLIGNLSPKLADLPSLSTVRLNGNNFSGELKFSKWFYEKMGRRFGAWSNPNLCYAMELLSSSNVPVGVKPCREKLSYLNIDSGTKLDTNESVGQTSGSTAVRLKAKASVLCCTFDGSWWEFGFQKMVVVLLLTGFIL